In Aerosakkonema funiforme FACHB-1375, a genomic segment contains:
- a CDS encoding CHAT domain-containing protein, with protein sequence MFRRIWQKIVRFFRRLFGWETSTQRYRTASGKRSYLSSTAEQRQVEAPKSLENADYEFLFMQLLEGVSHGWQQQRVLKFVADLEGRTTEEQWVTWLRGFGERLLASPASHQELAIRMLQLADIGCGELGEVAGEIGSNLLEGLDIQQPLQQMQINPDSPLTVAENSVSFFPVNGEDETWDENQPITIDRLWQLLQQDADLAAQMAEIFDVPSADPQAIIEAMINHGSVESQSTTDNNVEDANANANANPDADEDAEFWFNQGLHELRSSDFAGAIASFDRVVEIKPDNYEAWYNRGEAQRYLGQYQEALASFDRAVAIKPDRHEVWYNRGLPLFELGRYEDAIASFDRAIEIKPDQYEVWYSRGFSLFTLGRYEDAIASYDRAIVIKPDLHEVWYNRGIALSNLGRLEEAIASYDRAIEIKSDYYESWNNRGIVLKDLGRYEEAIASFDRTLAIKPDLYQTWINRGNAVATSVTHDPLLASMSAIAKQNPSLNQRGYDGQIASYQEALKYVSQNTQPEGWGKLHLFMGIAQYDRGRIDVKPREYWRKAVAEYQEALKTLTESAFPELHLEVLQNLFKALLGLGETAEAAELQRRGSDLWRRLLKDPKRSETNKKQLAFQFVPFQQLSVDLAVQSRQFVPALELAEKHKNACLTWLLDDWKDEIISPNWLDIQKLLNPRTAIIYWHLSPSALTTFILKHDAPEPIVLKENPVREESNFPSRVVELENWIKDWHKQYQEYHRNAEKKNYIWRQELEAKLEHIGNIIDISDVIEELNDITQLILIPHRDLHRFPLHYLFPDNFTITYLPSAQIGLNLQNSDNLEINRASRLLSVESPNTDGLSSLLHAEIEASAITQMFDNPTRFTDVNATKQQIIAALSSQQDIFHFTGHASYNFSQPKHSALFLSGQDKFTLEEICQLPLSSYRLAYLSVCETAIAQNQTIMAEYVGLVSGFVRQGVSHTVSTLWTTPEDSSALLAIEFYRHLKSDIPPAEALKQAQQWLRTVTYSELAQMYKNLSAELYEYAPGVSEYLRFQAMFLEGNPDKINSPQPPYAHPYYWAAFTIAGRC encoded by the coding sequence ATGTTTAGGCGAATTTGGCAAAAAATCGTTCGGTTCTTTCGGCGTTTGTTTGGATGGGAAACTTCCACCCAGCGATATCGAACAGCATCTGGAAAACGATCGTATCTGTCTTCAACAGCGGAACAGAGGCAGGTAGAAGCGCCTAAATCTCTCGAAAATGCCGATTACGAATTTCTCTTTATGCAGTTGCTGGAAGGAGTATCGCACGGTTGGCAGCAGCAACGAGTATTGAAATTTGTGGCAGACTTGGAAGGACGCACGACTGAAGAACAATGGGTGACGTGGTTGCGCGGTTTCGGTGAAAGATTGCTGGCGTCACCCGCAAGTCATCAGGAATTGGCAATCCGGATGCTTCAGCTGGCGGATATTGGTTGTGGCGAATTGGGAGAAGTCGCCGGTGAAATTGGTAGCAATTTGTTGGAAGGTTTAGATATTCAACAACCACTACAGCAAATGCAAATAAATCCTGATTCTCCGCTGACAGTTGCTGAGAATTCTGTTTCTTTCTTTCCCGTTAATGGAGAGGATGAAACTTGGGATGAAAACCAACCAATTACGATCGATCGCTTATGGCAGCTTTTGCAGCAGGATGCGGATTTAGCAGCGCAAATGGCGGAAATATTTGATGTTCCGTCAGCCGATCCGCAAGCTATTATTGAAGCCATGATTAATCATGGCAGCGTCGAAAGTCAATCGACTACAGATAATAATGTAGAAGATGCAAATGCAAATGCAAATGCAAATCCAGATGCGGATGAAGATGCAGAATTTTGGTTTAACCAAGGTCTTCACGAATTGCGATCGAGCGATTTTGCAGGCGCGATTGCCAGTTTCGATCGCGTTGTTGAAATTAAACCGGACAACTACGAAGCTTGGTACAATCGCGGTGAAGCACAAAGGTATTTAGGACAATATCAAGAGGCGCTAGCTAGTTTCGATCGCGCTGTGGCAATCAAACCCGATCGTCACGAAGTTTGGTACAATCGAGGATTGCCGCTGTTTGAATTAGGACGATATGAAGATGCGATCGCCAGTTTCGATCGCGCTATTGAAATTAAACCAGACCAGTACGAAGTTTGGTACAGCCGAGGATTTTCGCTGTTTACTTTAGGAAGATATGAAGATGCGATCGCCAGTTACGATCGCGCTATTGTCATCAAACCAGACCTCCACGAAGTTTGGTACAACCGAGGCATCGCGTTGTCTAATTTAGGAAGATTAGAAGAAGCGATCGCCAGTTACGATCGCGCTATTGAAATCAAATCTGACTACTACGAAAGCTGGAACAATCGAGGCATTGTTTTGAAGGATTTAGGACGCTATGAGGAAGCGATCGCCAGTTTCGATCGTACCCTTGCCATTAAGCCTGACCTTTATCAAACTTGGATTAACCGAGGTAATGCGGTCGCAACTTCAGTTACCCACGATCCTCTGCTTGCTTCCATGAGTGCGATCGCCAAACAAAACCCATCTTTAAATCAGCGCGGATATGACGGACAAATAGCAAGCTATCAAGAAGCTTTGAAGTATGTTTCCCAAAATACTCAACCGGAAGGTTGGGGAAAATTACATTTATTTATGGGAATTGCACAATACGATCGAGGTCGTATCGATGTCAAACCTCGCGAATATTGGCGCAAAGCTGTTGCCGAATATCAAGAAGCGCTCAAAACCCTGACGGAATCGGCATTTCCTGAATTGCATCTAGAGGTTTTACAAAACCTTTTTAAAGCACTTTTAGGTTTGGGAGAAACAGCAGAAGCCGCTGAATTACAGCGACGCGGTTCTGATTTGTGGCGTCGCTTGCTCAAAGATCCGAAGCGTTCTGAAACTAATAAAAAACAACTTGCTTTCCAATTTGTACCATTTCAACAATTGTCAGTCGATCTAGCCGTTCAATCCCGTCAATTCGTGCCAGCATTAGAACTGGCAGAAAAACACAAAAACGCTTGCTTAACTTGGCTTTTGGATGACTGGAAAGATGAGATTATATCACCAAATTGGCTTGATATCCAAAAACTGCTGAATCCCAGAACGGCAATAATTTACTGGCATCTCAGTCCATCCGCACTGACGACTTTTATTCTCAAACACGACGCGCCAGAACCGATCGTTTTGAAAGAAAACCCAGTGCGCGAAGAAAGCAACTTTCCCAGTCGCGTAGTGGAATTGGAAAATTGGATAAAAGATTGGCATAAACAATATCAAGAATATCACCGTAACGCCGAGAAAAAAAATTATATTTGGCGACAAGAGTTAGAGGCAAAACTAGAGCATATCGGTAATATTATCGATATTTCAGATGTTATCGAAGAACTCAACGACATCACACAACTAATCCTCATACCTCATCGCGACTTGCACAGATTTCCGCTGCATTATCTATTTCCAGATAACTTCACCATCACCTATTTACCCAGCGCCCAAATCGGTTTAAACTTACAAAATTCAGACAATCTAGAAATAAATAGGGCATCGCGTCTGCTGAGTGTCGAATCTCCCAATACTGACGGTTTATCATCGCTTCTTCATGCGGAAATAGAAGCATCTGCCATTACCCAAATGTTCGACAATCCGACGCGCTTTACCGATGTCAACGCCACAAAACAACAGATAATAGCGGCTTTGTCAAGTCAACAGGATATTTTTCACTTCACCGGTCACGCCAGCTATAATTTCTCGCAGCCGAAACATTCCGCTTTGTTCCTATCCGGACAAGACAAATTCACATTAGAAGAAATTTGTCAACTACCTTTAAGTAGTTATCGCCTCGCCTACCTTTCTGTGTGCGAAACTGCGATCGCCCAGAATCAAACTATCATGGCAGAATATGTGGGACTGGTGAGCGGTTTTGTCAGACAAGGTGTGTCTCATACAGTCAGTACCTTGTGGACAACACCAGAAGATTCCAGTGCTTTGTTGGCGATCGAATTCTACCGACACCTCAAAAGCGACATTCCACCCGCCGAAGCCCTCAAACAAGCCCAACAGTGGTTGCGAACCGTCACTTACTCCGAACTTGCCCAAATGTATAAAAACCTTAGCGCCGAACTGTACGAGTACGCGCCAGGAGTCAGCGAATACTTAAGATTTCAAGCGATGTTCTTGGAAGGAAACCCAGATAAAATAAATTCACCCCAACCCCCATACGCCCATCCTTATTATTGGGCTGCTTTTACGATCGCAGGTAGATGCTAG
- the rnhA gene encoding ribonuclease HI, translated as MLSLRTIEKLYTDGACSGNPGPGGWGVVVYFQDGSVYEMGGGEAQTTNNRMEMQAAIQALKLLAATGQNQPVTIYTDSEYLKKGITQWIKGWKKKGWKTSEGKAVLNQDLWEHLDTLNSKQVDWQYVRGHAGDVGNERCDAIARAFANGRIPTLKQPALSEAFGSEATNGSGYEKLQSSDVSSDLLVTDLAMTESTTNSFTETNHNLSGEVRVTQLRNLIETLRIADDVASKGYLITSSELADLMDIHTSAVTSRGDNWVWRNWVVSRVRREGNQILWQLERVD; from the coding sequence ATGCTTTCTTTGCGTACAATCGAAAAATTATATACAGATGGAGCTTGTAGCGGCAATCCTGGCCCTGGTGGCTGGGGTGTGGTAGTCTACTTCCAGGATGGCTCCGTTTACGAAATGGGCGGCGGTGAAGCCCAAACTACCAACAATCGGATGGAAATGCAAGCAGCCATCCAAGCGCTCAAACTTCTAGCAGCGACGGGACAAAACCAACCAGTCACCATCTATACCGATAGCGAATACCTCAAAAAGGGAATAACCCAATGGATAAAAGGCTGGAAAAAGAAAGGTTGGAAAACCTCAGAAGGTAAAGCCGTCCTCAACCAAGATTTGTGGGAACATCTCGATACACTCAATTCCAAACAGGTAGACTGGCAGTATGTCCGGGGTCATGCGGGTGATGTTGGCAACGAACGGTGCGATGCGATCGCTCGCGCCTTTGCTAATGGTAGAATTCCCACACTCAAACAGCCAGCCTTATCAGAAGCATTTGGTTCAGAGGCTACAAACGGTTCTGGTTACGAAAAGTTACAATCCAGTGATGTATCCTCCGATCTTCTCGTTACCGACTTGGCTATGACAGAATCCACGACTAATTCCTTTACGGAAACAAATCATAATTTATCCGGTGAAGTTAGAGTTACTCAACTCCGCAATCTCATAGAAACTTTACGCATTGCCGATGACGTTGCTAGTAAAGGCTACCTGATTACCAGTTCCGAACTAGCAGACTTGATGGATATCCACACCAGTGCAGTTACAAGTCGGGGGGATAATTGGGTTTGGCGTAATTGGGTTGTTTCGCGGGTGCGGCGAGAAGGCAATCAAATCCTCTGGCAATTGGAAAGAGTGGATTAA